One window of Phycisphaeraceae bacterium genomic DNA carries:
- a CDS encoding glycosyltransferase → MITYVLPTRDRPEILRETLHAIEALGAHPGGAEIIVADNASASPVRLPRTLANGILIDVVRRPHNEGAAARNFAALHADPASDWIVMLDDDSHPLDLRFVERLAHQPRDVGAISADIFLGSSATAIAGREQGGLPEVFIGCGVALRRSLFSSLGGYDHTFNYYAEEYDLAARMLLAGYRVVFDSAFRVLHRKVTAGREMNTILARLVRNNGWVMQRYAPEEIRGGQLRATCRRYRAIAENENARRGFRAGLHELRATIRNQPRRAMNNELWRRFTGRAAARDGLAWNLSLRGVRTAALVEEGKNANEIRTALRELGIAEVQDARAEALVIGTLSPGPMLDAAAKHAHDPRVVMPWICGSAAGVFSNAA, encoded by the coding sequence ATGATCACGTACGTTCTGCCAACCCGCGATCGCCCCGAGATCCTGCGCGAAACACTTCATGCAATCGAAGCGCTCGGGGCTCATCCGGGCGGAGCGGAGATCATCGTGGCCGACAACGCATCGGCATCGCCGGTGCGATTGCCGCGAACGCTCGCGAATGGCATTTTGATCGACGTGGTGCGCCGGCCTCACAATGAAGGCGCCGCGGCACGGAATTTCGCGGCGCTGCACGCCGACCCCGCGAGCGACTGGATCGTCATGCTCGACGATGACTCGCACCCGCTCGACCTTCGGTTCGTCGAGCGTCTGGCCCATCAGCCTCGCGATGTGGGCGCGATCAGCGCGGATATTTTCCTGGGCTCGAGCGCGACTGCCATCGCCGGGCGTGAGCAGGGCGGCTTACCCGAAGTCTTCATCGGCTGCGGCGTCGCGTTGCGCCGCTCGCTTTTCTCATCGCTCGGCGGCTACGACCACACATTCAACTACTACGCGGAGGAGTACGACCTTGCGGCGCGCATGCTTCTGGCGGGCTATCGCGTCGTTTTCGATTCCGCGTTCCGCGTGCTGCACCGGAAAGTGACGGCGGGGCGCGAAATGAACACGATCCTCGCGCGACTGGTCCGCAACAACGGATGGGTGATGCAGCGGTATGCGCCCGAGGAAATCCGGGGCGGGCAATTGCGGGCGACCTGCCGCAGATATCGTGCGATTGCTGAAAACGAAAACGCCCGTCGCGGTTTTCGGGCCGGTTTGCACGAACTGCGTGCAACGATTCGCAACCAGCCGCGCCGCGCGATGAACAACGAACTCTGGCGGCGCTTTACGGGTCGTGCCGCGGCGCGCGACGGGCTCGCCTGGAATCTCTCGCTCCGCGGCGTGCGCACCGCGGCGCTCGTTGAAGAGGGAAAGAACGCGAACGAGATTCGCACGGCGCTTCGCGAATTGGGGATCGCGGAAGTGCAGGACGCCCGGGCGGAGGCGCTGGTGATCGGCACGCTCTCACCGGGGCCGATGCTGGATGCCGCAGCAAAGCACGCTCACGACCCGCGGGTGGTGATGCCGTGGATATGCGGTAGCGCGGCGGGAGTTTTTTCAAACGCGGCTTGA
- a CDS encoding anthranilate synthase component I family protein, with protein MFPTTPNETPGCAEVLRRWPAGRPVAIRWNAQPDSGGSVVFGEPITTRTARTAPELEALLAEVGTAGFNEPSAGAGWFGWISYDAGQLLEPAARAAHLGAIADRLWPLAAFQRIENSFELKTGHGINQCLDAELVDALAGSAPNEEPRYHIEPLDAAANRKDYIAGVERIIEYIRAGDAYQVNLAHRLSSRFNGSSRCIFADLAERASPWHGGYFEADGYALASLSPELFLEADFRSGAVRTRPMKGTRAFVPGTDAAACAELDASAKDRAELAMIVDLMRNDLGRVCELGSVRVEQERRIEKHASGVMQSTATVAGTMRRGTTLNELLRATFPPGSVTGAPKIRAMQIIDELEPVKRGPYCGTMLWLGDDGKLEANVMIRTACLSHAAAGSTLDYSTGAGIVSDSNADGEWAETLMKAQVLRQVIPRAAFRAGDGAAGELEPFTNVSV; from the coding sequence GTGTTTCCGACGACTCCAAATGAGACACCGGGTTGTGCGGAGGTCCTCCGCCGGTGGCCGGCGGGCCGCCCCGTCGCTATCCGCTGGAATGCCCAGCCAGATTCGGGTGGCAGCGTGGTCTTCGGCGAGCCCATCACGACTCGAACCGCGCGAACCGCGCCGGAACTCGAGGCTCTGCTCGCCGAAGTGGGCACCGCAGGGTTCAATGAACCAAGCGCGGGTGCGGGCTGGTTCGGATGGATCAGCTACGACGCGGGGCAATTGCTCGAACCGGCGGCGCGTGCCGCGCATCTCGGCGCGATTGCAGATCGGCTCTGGCCACTCGCGGCATTTCAGCGGATCGAGAATTCTTTCGAATTGAAGACAGGGCACGGTATCAATCAATGCCTCGATGCCGAACTCGTTGATGCGCTCGCCGGCTCGGCGCCGAACGAGGAACCGCGATATCACATCGAGCCGCTCGATGCCGCGGCGAACCGAAAAGACTACATCGCCGGCGTCGAGCGCATCATCGAATACATCCGCGCCGGCGATGCGTATCAGGTGAACCTCGCGCACCGATTGAGCTCCCGATTCAACGGTTCATCGCGCTGCATTTTCGCCGACCTTGCCGAACGCGCGAGCCCCTGGCACGGCGGATACTTCGAGGCCGATGGCTACGCGCTCGCGAGTCTGAGCCCGGAACTCTTTCTCGAGGCGGATTTTCGCAGCGGCGCGGTCCGTACGAGACCGATGAAAGGAACGCGTGCATTCGTGCCCGGAACGGATGCCGCGGCATGCGCGGAACTTGATGCGAGCGCGAAGGACCGTGCCGAACTGGCGATGATTGTGGACCTGATGCGGAACGATCTCGGGAGAGTGTGCGAACTCGGGAGCGTGCGCGTGGAACAGGAGCGCCGCATCGAGAAGCACGCCTCCGGGGTCATGCAGTCAACCGCGACGGTGGCAGGGACGATGCGGCGCGGGACAACGCTGAACGAACTGCTGCGTGCCACTTTTCCTCCGGGTAGCGTCACCGGCGCGCCCAAGATCCGCGCGATGCAGATCATCGATGAGTTGGAACCAGTAAAACGTGGACCATACTGCGGCACGATGCTTTGGCTTGGTGACGATGGGAAGTTGGAAGCGAATGTGATGATCCGGACGGCGTGCCTCTCACATGCCGCAGCCGGCAGCACGTTGGACTACAGCACGGGAGCGGGAATTGTTTCCGACAGCAACGCAGACGGGGAATGGGCGGAAACGTTGATGAAGGCCCAAGTATTGCGGCAAGTAATCCCTCGCGCAGCTTTCCGTGCAGGAGATGGCGCAGCCGGGGAATTGGAACCGTTTACGAATGTTTCCGTATAG
- the ppdK gene encoding pyruvate, phosphate dikinase, with amino-acid sequence MGVGPTPTLRSKPGKMVYYFGKSKTEGEANMKMLLGGKGANLADMTSIGLPVPPGFTITTDTCAAYYKAGQRLPHGLMNEVHKNIAMLEKELSKKFGDNSNPLLVSVRSGAAVSMPGMMDTILNLGLTDAAVEGLSVSTKNRRFAYDAYRRLINMFGDVVMGVDHHHFEEAFKTIKTKYKSKEDTEVPEAGIVELCNEYKNVYKRHVGEEFPQNPFKQLELAIEAVFKSWNGERAVSYRRIAGIQGLNGTAVNIQSMVYGNMGDDSGTGVAFTRNPATGENHFYGEYLINAQGEDVVAGIRTPLPVDEMPKWNKAVYQQLLKIKQKLEKHYKDMQDIEFTIERGELFMLQTRTGKRNGTAAVKVACDMVKERLIDEKTAVLRIPAGDLTQLLLPSFDPVKKKVAEVLTKGIPASPGAAVGKLAFTAQEAVERAHKGEKVILVRKETSPEDVEGMHSAAGILTSTGGRTSHAAVVACGWGKCCVVGAGELQIDAAQGVVKVGGKVYTRDSVFSIDGSSGEVLSGSVPSVEPKMSGDFATVMRWADKYRTIGVRTNADTPEDAQRARDFGAEGIGLCRTEHMFFEGDRIKAMREMILATNKDDRVKALAKLLPYQRDDFMGIFKAMKGLPVTIRLIDPPLHEFLPHDDKSQAEMAKMLGVSADRVKTRVSALHEANPMLGHRGCRLCVTYPEILDMQVTAIVEATIDCIRSNIKALPEIMIPLVGTKKELAVLRAEVEATIAKVKEEQDYKPRLDIKIGTMIEIPRAALTANEIAEAADFFSFGTNDLTQMTFGFSRDDIGTFLPDYLAREILPGDPFVSLDQSGVGQLVDMGISKGRSTKGDLKVGICGEHGGDPKSVHFCHKVGMDYVSCSPFRVPIARLAAAQAAIMHGKN; translated from the coding sequence ATGGGTGTCGGCCCGACCCCGACGCTCCGCAGCAAGCCGGGCAAGATGGTGTACTACTTCGGCAAGAGCAAGACCGAAGGCGAAGCCAATATGAAAATGCTGCTCGGGGGCAAGGGCGCGAACCTCGCCGACATGACGAGCATCGGCCTCCCCGTTCCCCCCGGCTTCACGATCACGACCGATACCTGTGCCGCGTACTACAAGGCCGGGCAGCGTCTGCCCCACGGCCTGATGAACGAAGTGCATAAGAACATCGCCATGCTCGAAAAAGAGCTCAGCAAGAAGTTCGGCGACAACTCGAACCCGCTGCTTGTGTCCGTTCGCTCGGGCGCCGCGGTCAGCATGCCGGGCATGATGGACACGATTCTGAATCTCGGCCTGACCGATGCCGCGGTCGAGGGGCTGAGCGTTTCGACCAAGAACCGGCGCTTCGCGTACGACGCGTACCGGCGCCTGATCAACATGTTCGGCGACGTGGTGATGGGCGTTGATCACCACCACTTCGAAGAGGCTTTCAAGACGATCAAGACGAAGTACAAGTCGAAGGAAGACACCGAAGTCCCCGAAGCCGGCATCGTCGAGCTTTGCAACGAATACAAGAACGTCTACAAGCGCCACGTCGGCGAGGAATTCCCGCAGAATCCGTTCAAGCAGCTGGAGCTCGCAATCGAAGCGGTCTTCAAGAGCTGGAACGGCGAGCGCGCGGTTTCGTACCGGCGCATCGCGGGCATCCAGGGTTTGAACGGTACCGCTGTCAACATCCAGTCGATGGTCTACGGCAATATGGGCGATGATTCGGGCACAGGCGTCGCGTTCACGCGCAACCCCGCGACCGGCGAGAATCATTTCTACGGCGAATACCTCATCAATGCGCAGGGCGAAGACGTCGTCGCGGGCATCCGCACGCCTCTGCCCGTCGATGAAATGCCGAAGTGGAACAAGGCCGTCTACCAGCAGCTTCTCAAGATCAAGCAGAAGCTCGAGAAGCACTACAAGGACATGCAGGACATCGAGTTCACAATCGAACGCGGCGAACTCTTCATGCTCCAGACCCGCACCGGCAAGCGCAACGGCACCGCCGCCGTCAAGGTCGCGTGCGACATGGTGAAAGAGCGGCTCATCGACGAGAAAACCGCGGTCCTCCGCATTCCGGCGGGCGATCTGACGCAGCTTCTGCTCCCGAGCTTTGACCCGGTGAAGAAGAAGGTGGCCGAAGTGCTCACCAAGGGCATCCCGGCGTCTCCGGGTGCCGCGGTCGGCAAGCTCGCGTTCACGGCGCAGGAAGCAGTTGAGAGAGCGCACAAAGGCGAAAAGGTCATCCTCGTTCGTAAGGAAACGAGCCCCGAAGACGTGGAAGGCATGCACAGTGCCGCGGGAATTCTGACAAGCACCGGCGGACGCACGAGCCACGCGGCGGTCGTCGCCTGCGGCTGGGGCAAGTGCTGCGTGGTCGGCGCGGGCGAACTGCAGATCGATGCTGCCCAGGGCGTCGTCAAAGTCGGCGGCAAGGTCTACACCCGCGACAGCGTCTTCTCGATCGACGGCAGCAGCGGCGAAGTTCTCTCCGGCTCGGTCCCCTCGGTCGAACCCAAGATGAGCGGCGATTTCGCGACCGTGATGCGCTGGGCCGACAAGTACCGCACCATCGGGGTGCGCACCAACGCCGACACGCCGGAAGATGCGCAGCGCGCCCGTGACTTCGGCGCCGAGGGCATCGGCCTCTGCCGCACCGAGCACATGTTCTTCGAGGGCGATCGCATCAAGGCGATGCGCGAGATGATCCTCGCGACCAACAAGGACGACCGCGTCAAGGCACTCGCCAAGTTGCTGCCCTATCAGCGCGACGACTTCATGGGCATCTTCAAGGCGATGAAGGGCCTGCCGGTCACGATCCGCCTGATCGATCCGCCCTTGCACGAGTTCCTGCCGCACGACGACAAGAGCCAGGCCGAAATGGCAAAGATGCTCGGCGTGTCGGCCGATCGCGTGAAGACTCGCGTCAGTGCGCTGCACGAGGCCAACCCGATGCTCGGCCACCGCGGCTGTCGCCTCTGCGTGACCTACCCGGAAATCCTCGATATGCAGGTCACGGCGATCGTCGAGGCGACCATCGACTGCATCCGCAGCAACATCAAGGCGCTGCCCGAGATCATGATCCCGCTCGTCGGCACCAAGAAGGAACTCGCCGTTCTTCGCGCCGAAGTCGAAGCGACGATCGCGAAGGTCAAGGAAGAGCAGGACTACAAGCCCCGGCTCGACATCAAGATCGGCACCATGATCGAAATCCCCCGTGCGGCACTCACCGCCAACGAGATCGCGGAGGCGGCCGACTTCTTCTCCTTCGGAACAAACGACCTGACGCAGATGACCTTCGGCTTCTCGCGCGACGATATCGGCACCTTCCTGCCCGACTACCTCGCGCGTGAAATCCTGCCGGGCGATCCGTTCGTTTCGCTCGATCAGAGCGGCGTCGGCCAGCTCGTCGACATGGGCATCAGCAAGGGCCGCTCGACCAAGGGCGACCTCAAGGTCGGCATCTGCGGCGAACACGGCGGCGACCCCAAGAGTGTCCACTTCTGCCACAAGGTCGGGATGGATTACGTCTCGTGCTCTCCGTTCCGCGTGCCGATCGCCCGCTTGGCTGCGGCACAGGCCGCGATCATGCACGGGAAGAACTGA
- a CDS encoding helix-turn-helix transcriptional regulator encodes MQKRISPGRPRQYADVRTAAQFDALASPVRDQIVQVIVNQAPWRPGSEESAGVSIREVAEQLGRKPGSLYRHFEALVKAGLIRETGAQTSGGRDAMTYSARGEALRLITPARSGPALTALCRYLKRMGTFAGRESAGVVRDRARRNEPENVDGTRSDQASVSMFGWLDESQQQRLHRLLHEVADVFANARRRPGTKLIAASMLVRPVRLPGGRTGEEPDVADSGSGDATVRG; translated from the coding sequence ATGCAAAAAAGAATTTCCCCTGGGCGGCCCCGCCAGTACGCCGATGTTCGAACGGCGGCCCAATTCGATGCCCTGGCGTCCCCGGTGCGTGATCAGATCGTGCAGGTCATCGTGAACCAGGCGCCTTGGCGGCCTGGTTCTGAAGAATCAGCAGGCGTTTCGATCCGCGAGGTCGCGGAACAACTAGGTCGCAAGCCGGGTTCGCTGTATCGGCACTTCGAGGCGCTCGTGAAAGCGGGGCTGATCCGCGAGACCGGCGCGCAGACCTCCGGCGGACGCGACGCGATGACCTACTCCGCACGCGGCGAGGCGCTGCGGCTGATCACGCCCGCACGCTCGGGACCCGCGCTCACGGCGCTGTGCCGATACCTCAAGCGGATGGGCACCTTCGCCGGACGGGAGAGCGCCGGAGTTGTCCGCGATCGTGCCCGGCGCAACGAACCAGAAAACGTGGACGGCACGCGCAGCGACCAGGCATCGGTCTCGATGTTCGGCTGGTTGGATGAATCGCAGCAGCAACGGCTGCACCGGCTGCTGCACGAGGTCGCCGACGTCTTCGCGAATGCGCGCCGACGCCCCGGCACCAAGCTCATCGCGGCGAGCATGCTCGTCCGTCCGGTCCGGCTGCCGGGAGGAAGAACGGGAGAAGAGCCCGATGTCGCGGACTCGGGAAGCGGAGATGCCACAGTTCGGGGGTAG
- a CDS encoding aldo/keto reductase, with the protein MEFRQLGGSGLKVPVFSLGTATFGGTTDLFKGFGSSDVAEATRIVDICLDAGLNMFDTADVYSKGASEEILGAAIKGKRDRVLISTKATFRMGDGSNDVGSSRFHLLSAVDASLKRLGVDHIDIYHMHGFDAIAPVEETLSTLNDLVRTGKIRYIACSNFSGWHLMKSLATSDRYGWPRYVAQQSYYSLVGRDFEWELMPLGLDQRVGCIVWSPLGWGRLTGKIRRGHPLPPNTRLTSKAAAEAGPQVADDYLHKVVDAIDEVAKETGKTVPQIALNWLMQRPTVSNIVIGARNEGQLKQNLGAIGWNLSAEQVAKLDAASALPKAYPYWHQTFFKDRNPWPVPNW; encoded by the coding sequence ATGGAATTCCGTCAACTCGGTGGCTCGGGTCTCAAGGTTCCGGTCTTCAGTCTCGGCACCGCCACCTTTGGCGGCACAACAGATCTGTTTAAGGGCTTTGGTTCGAGCGACGTGGCGGAGGCGACCCGCATCGTCGATATTTGCCTCGATGCCGGGCTCAACATGTTCGACACGGCGGATGTGTATTCGAAAGGAGCATCCGAAGAAATCTTGGGCGCCGCGATCAAGGGAAAGCGCGATCGTGTGCTGATCTCGACGAAAGCAACTTTCAGGATGGGTGACGGCTCGAACGACGTCGGCTCATCGCGATTCCATCTGCTGAGCGCGGTTGACGCCAGTCTGAAACGCCTGGGCGTCGATCACATCGACATCTACCACATGCACGGATTTGATGCCATCGCGCCGGTGGAGGAGACGCTCTCGACGCTCAACGACCTTGTTCGCACGGGGAAGATCCGCTACATCGCCTGTTCGAATTTCTCGGGCTGGCATCTCATGAAATCGCTGGCGACCTCCGATCGCTACGGCTGGCCGCGGTACGTCGCGCAGCAGTCGTATTACTCGCTGGTGGGTCGCGACTTCGAATGGGAATTGATGCCGCTGGGTCTTGATCAGCGAGTTGGCTGCATCGTGTGGAGCCCGCTCGGATGGGGGCGATTGACGGGCAAGATCCGGCGCGGGCATCCGCTGCCGCCGAACACGCGATTGACTTCGAAGGCCGCGGCAGAAGCCGGCCCGCAGGTCGCCGACGACTATCTGCACAAGGTCGTCGACGCGATCGACGAAGTCGCAAAGGAAACCGGAAAGACCGTGCCGCAGATCGCGCTGAATTGGCTCATGCAGCGCCCGACTGTGAGCAACATCGTGATCGGCGCGCGCAACGAGGGGCAGCTCAAACAGAATCTCGGCGCGATCGGTTGGAACCTGTCGGCCGAGCAAGTGGCGAAGCTGGACGCGGCGAGCGCCCTACCCAAGGCGTACCCGTACTGGCATCAGACGTTCTTCAAAGATCGCAACCCGTGGCCGGTGCCGAACTGGTAA
- a CDS encoding aminotransferase class V-fold PLP-dependent enzyme yields MLNRRGFLGAIALPSAAALTSLARGAQRVEAFDLDAWRDAMSDLADSSVEPAAAASDESFWAASQQAFALDRSVINLNNGGVSPSPRVVLDAQRRYTEHANTAPAHVLWSLQEPQRESVREAVARQWGVDAREIAFTRNASESLQICQTGFDLQPGDEVVASTQDYPRMLATFRQLERRKGIRLVFVKLPIPCEDEDAAVTRYSEAITPRTKLILVSHMINITGQIMPVKRIVEMARSRNGGIPVVVDGAHAFAHVDFKLSDLGCDYYGVSLHKWLFAPHGTGLLYVRRDKIKNLWPMMAAKPEQDEDIRKFEEIGTHPAAPVLAVAEALAFHQAIGGARKEARMRYLRNYWVERLRSSSGDVAHPLILHTSLDPRFSCGIATFQLRGIESLKIASELWDRHKILVTAIKHDEFEGVRVSPSVYTLPQELERFLSAVQHIMKEGLAA; encoded by the coding sequence ATGCTGAACCGACGCGGGTTTTTGGGAGCAATCGCATTACCAAGTGCCGCGGCACTGACTTCACTTGCACGCGGGGCGCAGCGCGTGGAGGCGTTCGATCTCGATGCCTGGCGGGATGCGATGAGCGACCTCGCGGATTCTTCCGTTGAGCCGGCTGCCGCGGCATCGGACGAGTCATTCTGGGCGGCCTCGCAGCAGGCTTTCGCGCTCGATCGCAGCGTCATCAACCTGAACAACGGGGGTGTGAGCCCATCGCCGCGGGTGGTGCTGGACGCCCAGCGTCGCTACACGGAGCACGCCAACACCGCTCCAGCGCACGTGTTGTGGAGCTTGCAGGAACCGCAGCGTGAGAGTGTGCGTGAGGCGGTCGCGCGGCAATGGGGGGTCGATGCGAGAGAAATCGCGTTCACGCGGAATGCATCGGAGAGTCTGCAGATCTGCCAGACCGGCTTCGACCTCCAGCCCGGTGACGAAGTGGTGGCATCGACGCAGGATTATCCGCGCATGCTCGCGACTTTTCGACAACTCGAGCGGCGCAAGGGAATCCGGCTCGTGTTCGTAAAGCTGCCGATTCCGTGCGAGGATGAAGATGCCGCGGTCACCCGGTATTCAGAGGCCATCACGCCCCGGACCAAGCTGATCCTGGTCAGCCACATGATCAACATCACGGGTCAGATCATGCCCGTCAAGCGAATCGTCGAGATGGCACGGAGCAGAAACGGCGGCATCCCTGTCGTCGTGGACGGCGCGCACGCGTTCGCCCATGTCGACTTCAAGTTGTCCGATCTTGGCTGCGATTACTACGGCGTCAGCCTGCACAAGTGGCTGTTCGCGCCGCACGGAACCGGGCTGCTCTACGTTCGGCGCGACAAGATCAAGAACCTCTGGCCGATGATGGCAGCCAAGCCAGAGCAAGACGAGGACATCCGCAAATTCGAGGAAATCGGGACGCACCCGGCGGCGCCGGTGCTCGCCGTTGCCGAAGCGCTCGCGTTTCATCAGGCCATCGGAGGCGCACGAAAGGAAGCGCGGATGCGATACCTGCGGAACTACTGGGTTGAACGCCTTCGCAGCAGTTCCGGAGACGTCGCCCACCCGTTGATCCTGCACACCAGTCTCGACCCGCGATTCTCCTGCGGCATCGCCACGTTTCAACTCCGCGGCATCGAAAGTCTGAAGATCGCCTCCGAACTTTGGGATCGACACAAAATCCTCGTGACGGCGATCAAGCATGACGAGTTCGAGGGCGTCCGCGTTTCGCCGAGCGTCTATACGTTGCCGCAGGAACTCGAACGCTTTCTCAGCGCTGTTCAACACATCATGAAGGAGGGCCTCGCGGCCTGA
- a CDS encoding flagellin, producing the protein MLNTAVNAWQSHTRHVERSMERIATGKRINRASDDPAGSMAVDQFNADLASLNKKLEANRFDQKYGAARDGGNAAIGDLLLELRGHIVTAANQGALGDTEKRAIQDRVNSIVDAIDFVSNTYTFNGQRVFANALASSLGATLQAEYQKDQSDPTKTKLVEKTLNLVSLKSGGALNLVDGDLEKAQQVIDGAIGQNSADRAAIGAKTKELESQERLLQQQIEGVSGAKSQIEDTDYASEVSNLVKNQVLQQAAAFVMQTAMQQMKQLTTLIGGHPNIR; encoded by the coding sequence ATGCTCAACACCGCGGTCAACGCGTGGCAATCGCACACGCGCCACGTGGAGCGCTCGATGGAGCGCATCGCAACCGGGAAGCGGATCAATCGCGCCAGCGATGACCCGGCCGGCAGCATGGCGGTCGATCAATTCAACGCGGACCTCGCGAGCCTGAACAAGAAGCTCGAAGCCAATCGATTTGATCAGAAGTATGGCGCGGCACGCGACGGAGGGAACGCCGCGATTGGCGATCTCTTGCTTGAACTGCGCGGCCACATCGTGACCGCGGCGAACCAGGGCGCTCTGGGCGATACCGAGAAACGGGCGATCCAGGATCGGGTGAACAGCATCGTCGATGCGATCGACTTTGTGTCGAACACCTACACCTTCAACGGGCAGCGCGTCTTCGCGAACGCGCTCGCGTCGTCGCTCGGAGCGACCCTTCAAGCCGAATACCAGAAAGACCAGAGCGACCCGACGAAGACGAAACTCGTCGAGAAAACTCTGAATCTGGTGAGCCTCAAGAGCGGCGGCGCACTCAACCTGGTCGATGGCGATCTCGAAAAAGCCCAGCAGGTGATCGACGGCGCGATCGGCCAGAACAGCGCCGACCGCGCGGCCATCGGCGCAAAGACCAAGGAACTCGAGAGCCAGGAACGCCTGCTTCAGCAGCAGATTGAGGGCGTGAGCGGAGCAAAGAGCCAGATCGAGGACACCGACTACGCAAGCGAGGTTTCGAATCTCGTGAAGAATCAGGTACTACAGCAGGCCGCGGCATTCGTGATGCAGACGGCGATGCAGCAGATGAAGCAGCTGACGACGCTTATCGGCGGTCATCCGAACATCCGGTAA
- a CDS encoding tetratricopeptide repeat protein: MRPTVALLLVTLIAGSSFAVTDQGAAVESAISQIRAGKPLAPADLSVLQAGVDEALASSPGNERALYAKALLDRAKGDRRQAKAVMEGLVKSSPAVAEYHATYGTLCFEVINTAGTFEQMSLASTGRAEYEKAIQLDSSLIEPRVGLGRFFLMAPGYAGGSYRKAEEQANALIALPDGKGEVFGRSLLGDIYADKGDWAKMEEQYNLAESAKGPNASPSIAMRGYAQALLTKKKDPAAALVVLERYRAVASADDAGPWYLTGEAKKALGDDEGAIAAYLKAVEIAPSAANSRYAIAQLLEKKRRFAEAAAQYREFASRFPADSRAAKAAEAAGRCEAMGK; this comes from the coding sequence GTGCGCCCAACCGTTGCTCTGTTGCTTGTGACGCTGATTGCGGGTTCGAGCTTTGCCGTGACGGATCAGGGCGCCGCGGTCGAAAGCGCGATTTCCCAGATCCGAGCCGGCAAGCCTCTCGCGCCCGCAGACCTTTCGGTGCTTCAGGCCGGCGTTGACGAGGCCCTGGCTTCGAGCCCGGGCAACGAGCGGGCCTTGTACGCCAAGGCGCTGCTGGATCGCGCAAAGGGGGATCGCAGGCAGGCCAAGGCCGTCATGGAAGGACTTGTAAAGTCGTCGCCGGCCGTCGCCGAATACCACGCGACGTACGGCACGCTTTGCTTCGAGGTGATCAACACCGCCGGCACGTTTGAACAAATGTCCCTGGCATCGACCGGTCGCGCCGAATACGAAAAGGCAATCCAGCTGGATTCGTCGCTGATCGAGCCGCGGGTCGGGCTCGGTCGTTTCTTTCTGATGGCGCCGGGCTACGCCGGGGGCAGCTACCGAAAGGCCGAGGAGCAGGCCAACGCATTGATCGCCCTTCCCGACGGCAAGGGCGAAGTGTTCGGAAGGTCGTTGCTCGGGGATATCTACGCCGACAAGGGCGACTGGGCGAAAATGGAGGAGCAGTACAACCTCGCCGAAAGCGCCAAAGGCCCAAATGCGAGTCCGTCGATCGCGATGCGCGGTTACGCACAAGCTCTCCTCACGAAGAAAAAGGACCCTGCGGCGGCGCTTGTTGTTCTCGAGCGATATCGTGCCGTCGCTTCGGCCGATGATGCCGGACCGTGGTACCTGACCGGCGAAGCCAAAAAGGCTCTCGGCGACGATGAAGGCGCCATCGCCGCGTATCTCAAAGCGGTCGAGATTGCGCCTTCTGCGGCGAACAGTCGCTACGCGATCGCGCAGTTGCTCGAAAAGAAGAGGCGATTTGCCGAAGCCGCCGCTCAGTACAGGGAATTTGCATCGAGATTTCCGGCCGATTCGCGGGCCGCGAAAGCCGCCGAAGCCGCAGGGCGTTGTGAAGCAATGGGCAAGTAA